In Burkholderia contaminans, the following proteins share a genomic window:
- a CDS encoding DUF2285 domain-containing protein has product MAEPHHLAHWYPTAAYLYVLCLDTLALAWEYLRRHPDYRLDWLHRARRLDAAHRWGLRLLEDPALDARDAHPAWLPGHEAVVQLHPDADPPPDAAAFAFWCIPGHKQLLHDGKGLALIARSSGHCLRYALAPGLEDGMAVAYAHRGHGTTHVPDTPAPMARPRPPPAALLELHTLQALDATLAGASLRDVAEGLFGADAAAGWYSDGGLRSKVRRLVRRGDALMRGGYRRLAQLPPLEKGRFEESAKRP; this is encoded by the coding sequence ATGGCCGAACCGCACCACCTCGCGCACTGGTATCCGACCGCCGCCTACCTCTACGTGCTGTGCCTGGATACGCTGGCACTGGCCTGGGAGTATCTGCGCCGCCATCCCGATTACCGGCTTGACTGGCTCCACCGTGCGCGCCGCCTCGATGCTGCGCATCGCTGGGGCTTGCGTCTGCTGGAAGACCCGGCCCTGGATGCGCGTGACGCGCATCCGGCCTGGCTGCCTGGCCATGAAGCCGTGGTGCAGCTCCACCCGGATGCCGATCCGCCGCCTGACGCTGCGGCCTTCGCCTTCTGGTGCATCCCCGGTCACAAGCAGCTGCTGCATGACGGCAAGGGCCTGGCGCTGATCGCGCGCAGTTCAGGCCATTGCCTGCGCTATGCGCTGGCGCCTGGCCTGGAGGACGGCATGGCCGTGGCTTACGCCCACCGCGGTCACGGCACCACGCATGTGCCCGACACGCCTGCGCCAATGGCGCGGCCCAGGCCACCGCCTGCGGCGCTGCTGGAGCTGCACACCCTGCAGGCGCTCGATGCGACCCTGGCGGGTGCGTCCTTACGCGACGTAGCTGAAGGCTTGTTCGGCGCGGATGCCGCAGCTGGTTGGTACAGCGACGGCGGCCTGCGCTCCAAGGTGCGCCGCCTGGTGCGGCGCGGCGATGCGCTGATGCGCGGCGGCTATCGCCGCCTAGCACAACTGCCGCCGCTTGAGAAGGGTCGTTTTGAAGAGAGCGCAAAACGACCCTGA
- a CDS encoding Mov34/MPN/PAD-1 family protein has translation MTGTIADALHQLQRHRGLIRVGEPRTTGASTEIEVDVAVQLPNRSRRNGISETGVRTVETCVLVFGSDWPLSAPEPFLRADFPLNLPHINPHRQGELVSPCLFEGSLNELLHRFGLDAVVDQLIDWLHKAAAGTLLDLEQGWEPTRRDSCPSTVVFSAEKVAAAAPADGTILVVPAGYVTIDGGLYAIINAELTAQVDPVFYQDVHNDKLGKWGNGHAAAFIARAPMTDGLPHVIGRYQPETVVDLATLLDRAAELGIDRDALAQEVDGYFGRSILDMRQDSHGWVHGLYAIVILAVQRPASLVGSPGRSVEVLPYVVRYELNAQSLLERNATVHPAFHAHALSPELLARTSGIPYAATSQPLVVLGCGSVGSKVAMQLGRAGFGSMTFVDNEPMSPHNAARHALIERASVLVPPRKSALMKTAFESLSHLQSRAFDTDAVTLLVDPEQFAATVPQDAALIVDATASLQVLAAETQSAALDQSPARLARIAMYGQGRCVAVLLEGAGRAGRVDDLTAFLFECCRFAPELRASIAGETSEPTRIFVGDNCRSLTMPMSDAVVSRSTSLAGLQLERWLVDGLPKEATLCAGISDAEGLGMAWTRASLGPTTALEVADDGGWNIRVLSPVAQAIHADALRWGALETGGALIGRISFENRTITIAGLVEAPPDSVREAARFVLGTNGLVQNLRAANAASLGYLAFIGTWHSHPKGGAHSGIDRNTLRGIAEDAGGLPAVSLVWTPTGLTCAVDRW, from the coding sequence ATGACGGGCACCATCGCAGACGCACTGCATCAACTTCAGCGGCATCGAGGCCTTATCCGCGTTGGCGAGCCAAGGACAACTGGTGCATCGACGGAGATTGAAGTCGATGTTGCGGTCCAACTGCCGAACAGGTCTCGGCGCAATGGTATCTCTGAGACCGGAGTGCGCACCGTCGAGACGTGCGTGCTGGTATTCGGTAGTGACTGGCCCCTGTCTGCACCCGAGCCCTTCTTACGTGCGGACTTCCCGCTCAACTTGCCGCACATCAACCCCCATCGCCAAGGCGAGTTAGTCTCGCCGTGCCTATTCGAAGGGTCGTTGAACGAGCTGCTGCATCGGTTTGGCCTGGACGCCGTTGTCGATCAGTTGATCGACTGGCTGCACAAGGCCGCGGCCGGAACACTCCTGGACCTGGAGCAGGGGTGGGAACCAACGCGCCGAGACAGCTGTCCTTCGACCGTTGTATTCAGTGCCGAGAAGGTCGCGGCCGCCGCTCCCGCTGACGGCACGATTCTGGTGGTTCCCGCAGGCTACGTGACGATCGATGGCGGTCTGTACGCCATCATCAACGCCGAACTGACCGCACAAGTCGATCCTGTGTTTTATCAGGATGTTCACAACGACAAGCTGGGCAAATGGGGGAACGGCCATGCCGCGGCCTTCATCGCGCGCGCTCCGATGACCGACGGCCTCCCGCATGTGATCGGACGCTATCAACCAGAGACAGTTGTCGATCTCGCGACGCTGCTCGATCGAGCAGCGGAGCTTGGTATTGATCGCGACGCTTTGGCCCAGGAAGTGGACGGTTATTTCGGACGCTCAATCCTGGATATGCGACAGGACTCGCATGGCTGGGTGCATGGTTTGTACGCGATTGTGATTCTGGCTGTGCAAAGGCCAGCGTCGCTTGTGGGCTCGCCAGGGAGGAGTGTCGAGGTATTGCCCTATGTGGTGCGCTATGAACTCAACGCTCAATCGCTCCTGGAGCGTAACGCCACGGTTCACCCGGCCTTTCACGCGCATGCGTTGTCTCCTGAACTGCTGGCAAGGACGTCCGGCATTCCATACGCAGCCACATCACAGCCGCTGGTCGTGCTCGGCTGCGGAAGCGTGGGATCGAAAGTCGCGATGCAACTGGGGCGAGCGGGCTTTGGTTCGATGACTTTCGTCGACAACGAACCCATGTCGCCTCACAACGCCGCGCGGCATGCACTCATTGAGCGGGCATCAGTTCTGGTTCCGCCTCGGAAGTCGGCGCTGATGAAGACAGCCTTTGAATCGCTGTCGCATCTTCAATCGCGAGCGTTCGACACCGACGCAGTGACTCTTTTGGTCGATCCGGAACAGTTTGCGGCAACCGTTCCGCAGGATGCGGCCCTCATCGTGGATGCGACGGCGTCACTTCAGGTGCTGGCTGCAGAAACACAATCGGCAGCGTTGGATCAATCCCCAGCCCGATTGGCACGGATCGCGATGTATGGTCAGGGGCGCTGTGTGGCGGTATTGCTCGAAGGAGCTGGCCGTGCCGGCCGAGTTGACGACCTCACGGCGTTCTTGTTCGAGTGCTGCCGGTTTGCACCGGAACTGCGTGCGTCGATTGCCGGCGAGACGTCTGAGCCGACTCGGATTTTCGTGGGTGACAACTGTCGTTCGCTGACGATGCCTATGTCTGACGCCGTTGTTTCGCGGTCGACGTCACTGGCCGGCCTGCAACTGGAACGATGGCTCGTTGATGGGCTTCCGAAGGAAGCGACGCTTTGCGCCGGAATCTCAGATGCCGAAGGCCTTGGAATGGCATGGACCCGCGCCAGCCTTGGCCCGACCACTGCGCTTGAAGTCGCAGACGATGGTGGCTGGAACATTCGGGTCCTGTCCCCAGTTGCGCAAGCAATCCATGCTGATGCGCTGCGCTGGGGTGCTCTGGAAACAGGCGGCGCCTTGATCGGCCGCATCTCGTTTGAAAATCGAACCATCACCATTGCAGGCCTTGTTGAGGCACCGCCTGACAGTGTTCGAGAGGCCGCCCGCTTCGTCCTCGGAACCAACGGGCTTGTTCAAAATTTGCGCGCCGCAAACGCGGCCTCTTTGGGGTATCTCGCCTTTATAGGAACGTGGCACAGCCACCCGAAAGGCGGCGCACATTCGGGTATCGACCGAAATACATTGCGCGGCATCGCCGAGGATGCTGGCGGCCTTCCGGCCGTGTCGTTGGTATGGACTCCGACAGGACTCACGTGTGCGGTGGATCGCTGGTAG
- a CDS encoding DUF736 domain-containing protein translates to MANIGTFTADKDGFTGTLRTLTLNVKVKLVPNDKGDNEKAPDFRLQAASHDIGAAWKKTSEAGREYISVTLDDPSFPATVYARLIEGENGTHDLIWSRSKPQAA, encoded by the coding sequence ATGGCCAACATCGGCACCTTCACCGCAGACAAAGACGGCTTCACCGGCACGCTTCGCACCCTGACGCTCAACGTCAAGGTCAAGCTGGTGCCCAACGACAAGGGGGACAACGAGAAGGCCCCGGACTTCCGCCTGCAGGCCGCCAGCCACGACATCGGCGCGGCGTGGAAGAAGACCAGCGAGGCCGGGCGGGAGTACATCTCCGTGACCCTCGACGATCCTTCGTTCCCGGCCACGGTCTATGCCCGCCTGATCGAAGGAGAGAACGGCACGCACGACCTGATCTGGTCGCGCAGCAAGCCCCAGGCGGCCTGA
- a CDS encoding ParB/RepB/Spo0J family partition protein, translated as MNAVTYTEAQALDSRANVLQAADPSKHMILVPLSRLVLRPTGRNVRKTVPRMSIPELAASIQRVGLLQNLIVIPAADDLHYEVVAGGRRFAALKLLAKKHRIAKDWDVPCLQVADGTARTASLTENVQREAMHPADQFEAFAALVAEGRPIEDIAADFSVTPLVVQRRLKLANVSPRLMEDYRADAVSLDQLMALSITDDHAAQECAFYDAPQWQRQPSHLRERLTEREIDAYRHPLVRFVGLDTYEQAGGGIRRDLFAEGDAGVYLTDAALLERLAQDKLAGIAAEVKAEGWAWADATPGVTHADLHAFQRAPRERREPNKREAQRIERLQAKMQEVAEAIDAATDADDEDKADALQEEGERLGEQLQALEDGLQGYGANVKAAAGAIVTIGRNGEVVIHRGLLREAEAKALRTLEKLRQGFSDPDAANDDEGEDDEPPKAAAISDRLAQRLSAHRTAALQIEVARHPQVAVAALVHGMVQTVLQGRYYGRDLPLGVSLKVQDRLDGMAPDWPESPAAVALRELQQAWSGKLPEDSAELFAALLAMEQGELVKLLAVCVASTVDVVTPRATPHQPGEELAQAVGLDMAAWWQPTAEGYFKHVPKAAVLQAVGEYAPDQVSRLAKLKKADIASEAERLADGAGWMPAIFKVEGPQQAVKESAQEAGPEQDAPEDAEAMADEPAEALAA; from the coding sequence ATGAACGCCGTTACTTACACCGAAGCTCAAGCCCTCGACAGCCGCGCAAACGTGCTGCAAGCCGCCGACCCGAGCAAGCACATGATTCTGGTTCCGCTGTCGCGGCTGGTGCTGCGCCCCACGGGCCGCAACGTGCGCAAGACCGTCCCGCGCATGTCCATCCCCGAGCTGGCCGCGAGCATTCAGCGCGTGGGCCTGCTGCAAAACCTGATCGTGATTCCCGCCGCCGATGACCTGCATTACGAGGTGGTGGCAGGTGGCCGACGCTTTGCGGCCCTCAAGCTGCTGGCAAAGAAGCACCGTATCGCCAAGGATTGGGACGTGCCTTGCCTGCAGGTGGCCGATGGCACGGCCCGCACCGCCAGCCTGACCGAGAACGTGCAGCGCGAAGCCATGCACCCAGCAGACCAGTTTGAAGCCTTCGCCGCGCTGGTGGCCGAAGGCCGACCGATTGAGGACATTGCGGCGGATTTCTCCGTTACGCCGCTGGTGGTGCAGCGCCGCTTGAAGCTCGCCAATGTCTCGCCGCGTTTGATGGAGGACTACCGGGCCGATGCCGTGAGCCTCGATCAGCTGATGGCGCTCTCCATCACCGACGACCACGCCGCGCAGGAATGCGCGTTCTACGATGCGCCGCAATGGCAGCGCCAACCCTCGCACTTGCGCGAACGTCTGACGGAGCGCGAGATTGACGCCTACCGGCATCCGCTGGTGCGCTTCGTCGGGCTGGACACCTACGAGCAGGCGGGCGGCGGCATCCGCCGCGACCTGTTCGCGGAGGGCGATGCAGGCGTGTACCTGACCGACGCCGCGCTGCTGGAACGACTGGCGCAAGACAAGCTGGCGGGCATCGCCGCAGAGGTGAAGGCCGAGGGCTGGGCTTGGGCTGATGCCACGCCGGGCGTGACCCATGCCGATCTGCACGCCTTCCAGCGTGCGCCGAGGGAGCGCCGCGAGCCGAACAAGCGCGAAGCACAGCGCATCGAGAGGCTGCAAGCCAAGATGCAGGAGGTGGCCGAAGCCATTGATGCCGCGACGGACGCCGACGACGAGGACAAGGCCGATGCGCTGCAAGAGGAAGGCGAGCGGCTGGGCGAGCAGTTGCAGGCGCTGGAAGACGGCTTGCAGGGGTACGGCGCGAACGTGAAGGCCGCAGCCGGGGCCATCGTCACCATCGGCCGCAACGGCGAGGTGGTGATTCATCGCGGACTGCTGCGCGAGGCCGAGGCCAAGGCACTGCGCACACTGGAGAAGCTGCGCCAAGGGTTCAGCGACCCAGATGCCGCGAACGATGACGAAGGCGAGGACGACGAGCCGCCCAAGGCAGCAGCGATTTCCGACCGACTGGCCCAGCGCCTGAGCGCCCATCGCACCGCCGCGCTGCAAATCGAGGTGGCCCGGCATCCGCAGGTGGCGGTGGCCGCGCTGGTGCATGGCATGGTGCAGACCGTCTTGCAGGGCCGCTACTACGGGCGCGACCTGCCGCTGGGCGTGAGCCTGAAAGTCCAAGACCGGCTGGACGGCATGGCCCCGGACTGGCCCGAGTCACCCGCCGCCGTGGCGCTGCGTGAATTGCAGCAGGCGTGGAGCGGCAAGCTGCCCGAGGACAGCGCCGAACTGTTTGCCGCGCTGCTGGCGATGGAGCAAGGCGAACTGGTCAAGCTGCTGGCCGTGTGCGTGGCTTCCACGGTGGACGTGGTGACGCCTCGCGCCACACCGCACCAGCCCGGCGAGGAACTGGCGCAGGCCGTGGGCCTCGACATGGCCGCATGGTGGCAGCCGACCGCCGAGGGGTATTTCAAGCACGTTCCGAAGGCGGCAGTTCTGCAAGCCGTGGGCGAGTACGCGCCCGATCAGGTTTCCCGGCTGGCGAAGCTGAAGAAGGCCGACATTGCCAGCGAAGCCGAGCGGCTGGCCGATGGCGCGGGTTGGATGCCTGCCATCTTTAAGGTCGAAGGCCCGCAGCAGGCAGTGAAGGAAAGCGCGCAGGAGGCAGGCCCGGAGCAGGACGCCCCGGAGGATGCCGAGGCAATGGCGGATGAACCCGCCGAGGCGCTGGCCGCTTGA
- a CDS encoding DUF2958 domain-containing protein, giving the protein MNRLITEDERKQLLEHGRVRAAGLANDPLPVVRLFTPDAHATWLLTSLDPVDGDTAYGLIDLGISMPELGTVKLSDLASIVGPRQQPVMRDRYFRAVRPLSEYLRLAKENGSVLD; this is encoded by the coding sequence ATGAACCGGCTCATCACCGAGGACGAGCGCAAGCAACTGCTGGAACACGGCCGGGTCCGGGCCGCTGGCTTGGCCAATGACCCGTTGCCCGTGGTGCGGTTGTTCACGCCAGATGCGCACGCCACCTGGCTGCTGACTTCGCTCGATCCCGTCGATGGCGACACGGCCTACGGCCTGATCGACCTGGGAATCAGCATGCCCGAGTTGGGGACGGTGAAACTTTCCGACCTGGCTTCCATCGTCGGGCCACGCCAGCAACCCGTCATGCGGGATCGGTATTTCCGGGCGGTGCGCCCGTTGTCGGAGTACCTGCGGCTGGCTAAGGAGAACGGTTCCGTCCTCGATTGA
- a CDS encoding helix-turn-helix domain-containing protein has translation MAAKHTLSEALKTIRKARGLSQEAFSDVSSRTYMSTLERDLKSPTLNKLAELCEVMEVHPLTLLTLAYAGDDLQQVDQLLAQVRQELETVAKKSDTP, from the coding sequence TTGGCAGCGAAACATACATTGTCGGAGGCACTAAAGACCATCAGGAAAGCACGTGGTTTGAGCCAGGAAGCGTTCTCGGACGTGTCCAGCCGCACCTACATGAGCACGCTGGAACGCGACCTCAAAAGCCCCACCTTGAACAAGCTGGCCGAGCTGTGCGAGGTCATGGAGGTGCACCCGCTCACGCTGCTGACGCTGGCCTATGCCGGCGACGACCTGCAGCAGGTCGATCAGCTGCTGGCGCAGGTGCGCCAGGAGTTGGAGACTGTGGCGAAGAAGAGTGACACGCCATAG
- a CDS encoding DUF932 domain-containing protein has product MQLASRFASHSPALRSDSPLSDDQIRRVAPSIFADAPHESRSERYSYIPTAAVLTELRKEGFQPFMVCQTRVRNEGRREHTKHMLRLRHANQINAREANEIILLNSHDGTSSYQLLGGMFRFVCSNGLVCGDTVGDVRVPHKGDVAGHVIEGAYQVLSGFEHAQESRESMQAITLDAGESEVFARAALALKYDDPTKPAPVTESQILMPRRFDDRRPDLWSVFNRTQENLTKGGLHGRAANGRRQQTRPVQGIDSDIRLNRALWLLADGMRALKA; this is encoded by the coding sequence ATGCAACTCGCATCCCGCTTCGCTTCCCATTCCCCCGCATTGCGCAGCGACTCCCCGCTGTCCGATGACCAGATCCGCCGCGTGGCCCCGTCCATCTTCGCGGATGCCCCCCATGAAAGCCGCTCCGAGCGGTACAGCTACATCCCCACCGCCGCCGTGCTGACCGAGCTTCGCAAAGAGGGGTTTCAGCCCTTCATGGTGTGCCAGACCCGCGTTCGCAACGAGGGCCGGCGCGAGCACACGAAACACATGCTGCGCCTGCGCCACGCCAACCAGATCAACGCCCGCGAAGCCAACGAAATCATCCTGCTGAACTCGCACGACGGCACGAGCAGCTATCAATTACTGGGTGGCATGTTCCGCTTCGTTTGCAGCAATGGCCTTGTCTGCGGCGACACCGTGGGCGATGTGCGCGTGCCCCACAAGGGCGACGTGGCGGGCCATGTCATCGAGGGCGCCTATCAGGTGCTGAGCGGCTTCGAGCATGCGCAGGAATCGCGCGAATCCATGCAGGCCATCACGCTGGATGCCGGGGAATCGGAAGTGTTCGCCCGCGCCGCGCTGGCCCTCAAGTACGACGACCCAACCAAGCCCGCGCCCGTCACGGAATCGCAAATCCTGATGCCGCGCCGCTTCGACGACCGCCGCCCCGACCTGTGGAGCGTGTTCAACCGCACGCAGGAGAACCTGACCAAGGGCGGATTGCATGGCCGCGCCGCCAATGGCCGCAGACAGCAGACCCGCCCCGTGCAGGGCATTGATTCGGACATTCGCCTGAACCGCGCCCTGTGGCTGCTGGCCGATGGCATGCGCGCCCTCAAGGCCTGA
- a CDS encoding GNAT family N-acetyltransferase has translation MTIQLRHETTNDIAAIEAVTIAAFADAPHTSHTEQFIVRALRDASELTLSIVAEEHGQVVGHVALSPVTITNDHGHKAKGWCGLGPISVLPQRQGHGIGSRLMEQALSELRAMQAEGCVLLGEPAYYGRFGFQAHAGLQLPGEPPGYFLALAFHGPVPEGIAQYSDAFNAAA, from the coding sequence ATGACCATCCAGCTACGACACGAAACCACGAACGACATTGCCGCTATCGAGGCCGTGACCATTGCCGCCTTCGCCGATGCGCCGCACACCAGCCACACGGAGCAATTCATCGTGCGTGCATTGCGCGACGCTAGCGAACTGACGCTTTCCATCGTGGCCGAAGAACACGGCCAGGTCGTCGGCCATGTGGCTCTGTCGCCGGTGACTATCACCAACGACCACGGCCACAAGGCCAAAGGCTGGTGCGGCCTGGGGCCGATCTCCGTCCTGCCGCAGAGGCAGGGGCACGGCATCGGCTCGCGCCTGATGGAACAGGCGCTGTCTGAACTGCGGGCCATGCAGGCCGAAGGCTGTGTGCTGCTCGGAGAGCCCGCGTACTACGGGCGCTTTGGCTTCCAGGCCCATGCGGGCCTGCAACTGCCGGGCGAGCCGCCCGGCTATTTTCTCGCACTGGCCTTCCATGGGCCAGTGCCCGAAGGCATCGCGCAGTACAGCGATGCCTTCAACGCCGCCGCCTGA
- a CDS encoding DUF2958 domain-containing protein: protein MNHAFITDEQRIVLLANGRESLENPDFDPAPVVKLFTPDAGATWLLTEIDPDDHDHAFGLCDLGLGMPEIGWVSLSELATVRGRLGLPVERDLHFRAEKRLSAYARDARLAGRVVV, encoded by the coding sequence ATGAACCACGCATTCATCACGGACGAGCAGCGCATCGTGCTGCTGGCCAACGGCCGCGAATCCTTGGAGAACCCGGACTTCGATCCGGCCCCAGTGGTCAAGCTGTTCACGCCGGATGCCGGCGCGACCTGGCTGCTGACCGAGATTGATCCCGATGACCACGATCACGCCTTCGGTCTTTGCGACCTGGGCCTAGGGATGCCGGAAATCGGCTGGGTCAGTCTTTCCGAACTGGCGACCGTGCGCGGGCGGCTGGGCTTGCCGGTAGAGCGGGATCTGCACTTTCGTGCCGAGAAGCGGCTGAGCGCCTATGCGCGCGATGCGCGGCTGGCGGGGCGTGTCGTTGTCTGA